One Micromonospora sp. WMMD1120 genomic region harbors:
- a CDS encoding DUF6069 family protein — MNRSTDIPLVAGPTGRAHRFRRLAGTGLLATLAAMAATTLVAALARAGGVDFEIPDGGQAIPLPGFAVVTGFFSVVGVVIAAALLRWSVRPAERFRWTTVSLTAISMLPPLVSGADTATVCALLGLHLVPAAIVIPAVAHSLRTPDV; from the coding sequence ATGAACCGCAGCACCGACATCCCGCTCGTCGCGGGGCCGACCGGCCGCGCGCACCGATTCCGGCGGCTCGCCGGCACCGGCCTCCTCGCCACGCTCGCGGCGATGGCGGCCACCACCCTCGTCGCCGCGCTCGCCCGTGCCGGCGGCGTCGACTTCGAGATCCCCGACGGGGGCCAGGCGATCCCGTTGCCCGGCTTCGCCGTCGTGACCGGCTTCTTCTCCGTCGTCGGCGTCGTCATCGCCGCCGCGCTGCTGCGGTGGAGTGTCCGGCCCGCCGAGCGATTCCGGTGGACGACGGTGTCGCTGACCGCGATCTCGATGCTCCCGCCCCTGGTGTCCGGGGCGGACACCGCCACCGTCTGCGCCCTTCTCGGGCTGCACCTGGTGCCCGCGGCGATCGTGATCCCGGCAGTGGCGCACAGTCTCCGTACCCCTGACGTCTGA
- a CDS encoding RNA polymerase subunit sigma-70: MSTDVTDLAQVDEPTFGGLAQRHRRELHVHCYRMLGSFEDAEDTVQETFLRAWRRRETFAGRSTFRAWLYRIATNACLDLLARCRPEPATGGEVRWLQPYPDRLLDELPAGGADEPEAVAVARETIELAYLVAVQHLAPRPRAVLILRDVLGWPAKDVAELLGDSVNSVNSALQRARAGMRAHLPAERQDWTGGEEDAGTRELVRRFTDASVATDIDRLAAMLRNDVRCSMPPTPGLHVGRDEVVDDWIADGFDRMTGLRGVPTAVNRQPAVAFYHWRERENAYLPLTIDVLRVSGGAITEITTFHSDRFARLGLPERLPADRTDWSPTEA; the protein is encoded by the coding sequence ATGAGCACGGATGTGACAGACCTCGCCCAGGTCGACGAGCCGACGTTCGGAGGACTGGCGCAGCGGCACCGGCGTGAGCTGCACGTGCACTGCTACCGCATGCTCGGCTCGTTCGAGGACGCCGAGGACACCGTGCAGGAGACGTTCCTGCGCGCCTGGCGGCGGCGGGAGACCTTCGCCGGGCGTTCGACGTTCCGGGCCTGGCTGTACCGGATCGCCACCAACGCCTGCCTGGACCTGCTCGCCAGGTGCCGCCCGGAGCCGGCGACCGGTGGTGAGGTGCGGTGGTTGCAGCCGTACCCGGACCGGCTGCTCGACGAGCTGCCTGCCGGTGGCGCGGACGAGCCGGAGGCGGTGGCCGTCGCGCGGGAGACGATCGAGCTGGCGTACCTCGTCGCCGTCCAGCACCTCGCGCCGCGTCCCCGGGCCGTGCTGATCCTGCGCGACGTGCTCGGCTGGCCGGCGAAGGACGTCGCGGAGCTGCTCGGCGACTCGGTCAACTCGGTGAACAGCGCGCTGCAACGGGCCCGCGCCGGCATGCGTGCGCACCTGCCCGCCGAGCGGCAGGACTGGACCGGCGGCGAGGAGGACGCCGGGACACGCGAGCTGGTCCGTCGCTTCACCGACGCCAGTGTGGCGACCGACATCGACCGGCTCGCCGCGATGCTGCGGAACGACGTGCGGTGCTCCATGCCGCCCACGCCGGGCCTGCACGTCGGCCGGGACGAGGTGGTCGACGACTGGATCGCGGACGGCTTCGACCGCATGACCGGCCTGCGCGGCGTACCGACCGCTGTGAACCGGCAGCCCGCCGTCGCCTTCTACCACTGGCGGGAACGGGAGAACGCCTACCTCCCGCTGACGATCGACGTGCTGCGGGTCAGCGGCGGTGCGATCACCGAGATCACCACCTTCCACAGCGACCGGTTCGCGCGGCTCGGGCTGCCGGAGCGTCTGCCGGCGGACCGTACGGACTGGTCACCGACGGAGGCATGA
- the fxsT gene encoding FxSxx-COOH system tetratricopeptide repeat protein, producing the protein MTQARRWAVASVSSLLTVALVWLACQLGFDLDVETSATVAALAAALVAAPLTQWAKQGPVRGVVRPPAVGPVRRPPPDAPRSGGGTARAWNIPSRNAGFTGRDELLTALHDRLRTGEPVAVLALHGLGGVGKTSLAVEYAHRFADEYALAWWVNAEQSGLIGDQLTALGLATGWLTAASDTDTTARQVLRELREAGHWLLIFDNVEAPEDVVAWLPQGPGHVIVTSRNPGWRQVATLLDVDVFDRAESVALLRTLAPELTVAQAERVADAVGDLPLAVAQAAGVIGETAMTADDYLRELTQHGAQVMAEGKPPSYPTTLAATVQISLDRLNAKDPAAVQLLRLCALLAPEPVPMEIFTAAPAGLLPEPLASVAASTMAIRRSVGLLARYGLAKAGPVGPQLHRLTLAIVRDLADPTARATTRDQVEALLAAAAPGPHHEPTSWPYWGRFLPHLLAVDPGASRNPDLRRVAIQAGWYLRGHGDLKTGHDITEQLYQQWRGRLGPDDPATLQAAHSLADARSQLGQLQAAHDIAAETLRRHRRVLGDDHLATLSSACTLGLCLYRLGRSTAEDPPPFERARELLADTLSRLRSRYGEDLGLTLGTAHNLALTLGALDRHEEALALHEDTVNRRRRVLGEDHPHTLLSAGDLADELAAAGRPADALELHRDTLARQRRVLGDEHPYTMLSAARTAAVLHHLGRSAEALALGQETLERQARVLGPDHVETRGSARAVSAYLRALGRHRQARANDARFGGLPVVSSTSPGAPGTSPTVVPGRPVTP; encoded by the coding sequence ATGACCCAGGCACGCCGGTGGGCGGTGGCCAGCGTCAGCAGTCTGCTCACCGTGGCCCTGGTCTGGCTCGCCTGCCAGCTGGGCTTCGATCTCGACGTGGAGACGTCGGCGACCGTCGCCGCGCTGGCCGCCGCGCTCGTCGCCGCCCCGCTGACCCAGTGGGCCAAGCAGGGGCCGGTCCGGGGCGTCGTCCGGCCGCCGGCCGTCGGCCCCGTCCGGCGACCGCCGCCGGACGCCCCCCGGTCCGGCGGCGGCACGGCACGGGCCTGGAACATCCCCAGCCGCAACGCCGGTTTCACCGGCCGCGACGAGCTGTTGACCGCGCTGCACGACCGCCTCCGTACGGGCGAGCCGGTGGCGGTGCTCGCCCTGCACGGCCTCGGCGGCGTCGGCAAGACGTCGCTCGCCGTCGAGTACGCCCACCGGTTCGCCGACGAGTACGCCCTGGCGTGGTGGGTCAACGCCGAACAGAGCGGCCTGATCGGGGACCAGCTCACCGCCCTCGGTCTCGCCACCGGTTGGCTCACCGCCGCGTCGGACACCGACACCACCGCCCGGCAGGTGCTGCGTGAACTCCGCGAGGCCGGGCACTGGCTGCTCATCTTCGACAACGTCGAGGCGCCCGAGGATGTCGTGGCGTGGCTGCCGCAGGGCCCCGGTCACGTGATCGTCACGTCCCGCAACCCGGGGTGGCGGCAGGTGGCAACACTGCTCGATGTGGACGTGTTCGACCGCGCCGAGTCGGTGGCGCTGCTGCGCACACTCGCGCCCGAGCTGACCGTGGCGCAGGCCGAGCGCGTGGCCGACGCCGTCGGCGACCTCCCCCTGGCGGTGGCGCAGGCGGCCGGGGTGATCGGCGAGACGGCGATGACCGCCGACGACTACCTGCGCGAGCTGACCCAGCACGGCGCCCAGGTGATGGCGGAGGGCAAGCCGCCGTCCTACCCGACGACGCTCGCCGCGACAGTGCAGATCTCGCTGGACCGACTGAACGCCAAGGACCCGGCCGCCGTGCAGCTGTTACGCCTCTGCGCCCTGCTCGCGCCGGAGCCCGTACCCATGGAGATCTTCACCGCCGCGCCCGCCGGCCTCCTTCCCGAGCCGCTGGCGTCCGTCGCCGCGTCCACGATGGCGATCCGCCGGTCGGTCGGGCTCCTCGCCCGGTACGGACTGGCCAAGGCCGGGCCGGTCGGGCCGCAACTGCACCGCCTCACCCTGGCGATCGTCCGGGATCTCGCCGACCCGACGGCCCGGGCGACCACCCGGGACCAGGTCGAAGCCCTCCTCGCCGCCGCGGCGCCCGGCCCGCACCACGAACCAACCTCCTGGCCCTACTGGGGGCGGTTCCTTCCCCACCTGCTGGCCGTCGATCCGGGCGCGAGCAGGAACCCGGATCTCCGCCGGGTCGCGATCCAGGCCGGTTGGTACCTGCGCGGGCACGGAGACCTGAAGACCGGCCACGACATCACCGAACAGCTCTACCAGCAGTGGCGTGGCCGGCTCGGCCCGGACGATCCGGCGACGCTCCAGGCCGCGCACAGTCTGGCGGACGCGCGGTCGCAGCTCGGCCAGCTCCAGGCCGCCCACGACATCGCGGCGGAGACGCTGCGTCGCCACCGGCGGGTGCTGGGCGACGACCACCTGGCCACGCTCAGCTCCGCCTGCACCCTCGGGCTGTGCCTGTACCGGCTCGGGCGGTCCACGGCGGAGGACCCTCCACCGTTCGAACGGGCGCGCGAGTTGCTGGCGGACACGCTGTCGCGGTTGCGGTCACGGTACGGCGAGGACCTGGGGTTGACGCTCGGCACCGCACACAACCTCGCGCTGACCCTGGGCGCGCTGGATCGCCACGAGGAGGCGCTCGCCCTGCACGAGGACACCGTCAACCGACGCCGTCGGGTGCTCGGCGAGGACCACCCGCACACCCTGCTCTCGGCGGGCGATCTCGCCGACGAGCTCGCCGCCGCGGGCCGACCGGCGGACGCGCTGGAGCTGCACCGGGACACCCTCGCCCGGCAGCGGCGGGTGCTCGGCGACGAGCACCCGTACACCATGCTGTCGGCCGCCCGGACGGCGGCGGTGCTCCACCACCTCGGTCGTTCGGCGGAGGCGCTCGCCCTCGGCCAGGAGACGCTGGAGCGTCAGGCGCGGGTCCTCGGTCCGGACCACGTCGAGACCAGGGGCTCCGCGCGCGCGGTCAGCGCCTACCTGCGGGCGCTGGGGCGGCACCGGCAGGCACGCGCGAACGACGCCCGGTTCGGAGGGCTCCCGGTGGTGTCGAGCACCTCACCGGGAGCGCCGGGGACCTCGCCGACGGTGGTCCCCGGCCGTCCGGTCACACCTTGA
- a CDS encoding alpha/beta fold hydrolase yields MRLKPLNARLTGATVEDVPFTASDGTRLGLYRLSPRDDSDRPVVLLLHGLTASADMFVLPEVRNLAEVLLEAGYEPWLLDWRGSCRLPYNEGRERYTLDDVALYDIPEAVALIRERIGDRPLSVVAHCIGAMSLSLSLAAGLVPGLTAVVAQGVFLTPRISWRTRTRMHFGAEFLRSRFVNFPTDFKKVGLLSRYALVYAAAARGAECSDPTCHVLQNNAWGLGASLFEHHQIDEVTHDRLAGLFGTVPLWILPHLRRIELAHTVVRYDLDDGRYDRLPENALDEAGRIDAPLLLLSGSRNGFWLDSNKLCHQVLSARYPELDVRYAEIPGYGHVDPIIGRSAALDVFGHIVDFLDECHVKV; encoded by the coding sequence ATGAGGCTCAAGCCGCTCAACGCCCGGCTCACCGGCGCCACGGTCGAGGATGTCCCGTTCACCGCGTCCGACGGCACCCGCCTGGGCCTGTACCGCCTCTCGCCGCGTGACGACAGCGACCGACCGGTGGTGCTCCTGCTGCACGGGCTCACCGCGTCGGCCGACATGTTCGTGCTTCCCGAGGTCCGCAACCTGGCGGAGGTGCTGCTGGAGGCCGGATACGAGCCGTGGCTGCTGGACTGGCGGGGGAGTTGCCGCCTGCCGTACAACGAGGGCCGGGAGCGCTACACGCTGGACGACGTCGCGCTCTACGACATTCCGGAGGCGGTGGCGCTGATCCGTGAGCGGATCGGCGACCGACCGCTGTCCGTGGTGGCGCACTGCATCGGGGCCATGTCACTGTCCCTGAGCCTGGCAGCGGGGCTGGTGCCCGGGCTGACCGCGGTGGTCGCCCAGGGCGTCTTCCTGACGCCACGGATCTCCTGGCGGACGCGTACCCGGATGCACTTCGGCGCCGAGTTCCTGCGCTCGCGCTTCGTGAACTTCCCGACCGACTTCAAGAAGGTCGGACTGTTGTCCCGTTACGCGCTGGTCTACGCGGCGGCGGCCCGAGGCGCCGAGTGCAGCGACCCGACCTGCCACGTCCTGCAGAACAACGCGTGGGGGCTGGGCGCGTCGCTGTTCGAGCACCACCAGATCGACGAGGTCACCCATGACCGGCTCGCCGGCCTGTTCGGCACGGTGCCCCTGTGGATCCTGCCGCACCTGCGCCGCATCGAGCTGGCGCACACGGTGGTCAGGTACGACCTGGACGACGGCCGGTACGACCGGCTGCCGGAGAACGCGCTCGACGAGGCCGGCCGCATCGACGCGCCGTTGCTCCTGCTCAGTGGCAGCCGCAACGGTTTCTGGCTGGACTCCAACAAGCTGTGCCACCAGGTGCTCTCCGCCCGCTATCCGGAGCTGGACGTGCGTTATGCCGAGATCCCCGGGTACGGGCACGTCGACCCGATCATCGGTCGGAGCGCCGCCCTGGACGTGTTCGGCCACATCGTCGATTTCCTCGACGAGTGTCACGTCAAGGTGTGA